The Erwinia sorbitola nucleotide sequence AGTGTAAGGATTGACGTGAGTAATAATGGGTACGCTGCCTGGCCCGGTAAAGTGTGAGGACGGCGGACTGAACAGCTCAGTGATCGGCTGATAGTGCGCGTGTTTCGCCAGGCAGAGCGTGGTCTCCTGTTTATGAAACAGGTGAGACAGAATAACCAGCCCGACGCGCACCGACTGAACAAAAAACAGATCGTAGTCCTGTAATTGATAGACTCGGGTAAGTTCTTCGCGGAGTTCGTCTTTCAGCATAGAAGCTCGCTTATAAAACCGATCGCCGTGGATCTGCTGTAGCTGTGGTGAAAGTGAGGATGCGTCCATTAGTTTATTAACTCCTGCTGGAAAAGCAGCGGCATTACGTTATCGCGGAAGATCGACCCAACCGCAATTTCACAAGGTGGTCTGCGATAGTTCACCCACGCAATTTCTTCGATTTCGTTTCCCGCACGCGGCTGGCCAACTATTTCAACGTGGTAGACATGGTTTTCAATGCCCATCGCTTCAAATTCGGCCCGGCCGTGGAACAGACCAAATGGCCGGAAACTTTTAATCTGCACACCCAGTTCTTCCTGAAGTTCGCGCTTCAGACAGCTCAGGTGATCTTCTCCTGCCAGTGGTTTACCGCCTGGGGAAATAAAAATATCGGTGCCGCGTTTGCGGGTCAGTAACAGCGATCGCTGATTAATAATAATGGCCGCGCATTTAACGATTATTTTCATCTTGGGCTCCGGGTGGCGCACCCCGTGGGATACGCCACCGTTGTCATTCAGATTCAGGCAGCGGCGCTGGTTTTCAGCACTGGAGTCATCAGGGTTTCTCCTGACAGGAAGCGGACGATGTTGTGTGCCAGCGGTGCCTTGTCATGCAGATAGGCGAGGATCACATCATCACTCGGCGTTGAGAAACTGTCGGCAAAGATGCTGATGCCTTCCAGAGACTTGGTCGAAATACCCAGCTGTAGCAGACGGTATTTAACGTCATCTGCCGACTGGGCAAACTCATAAATCGGTGACTGATAATTGATGTCGTACCTGGCCATCATTTCCATCAGGAAGGTTTTCGCCACCTGACGCTGTTCCGGGAACTCCATCTGATAATGTGTAATGCCATCGTTGATGGTATTGATATCGTTGCGATGGCAGAAATCCACCAGATGAGCATGAATTGCCAGTTTCTCCCCCAGCAGCACCAGATTTTTGCGATATTTCAGGATGTCGTCCTCAAGATGTTCAATGGCAATTGAACGGAACGCACCGCTGATATCGGCAATGGTATGGGCAACAACCAGGTCACCAAACCGGCTTTTTAATTCATCAACACGGTGTGACAAAATGCCACGATGTAGTGAACATCCGCTGTTTCCTGACCAGAGGTGTACAGGGATACCCTGTAACATCAGATAACACGCTGCCAGGGTGCTATCACGACCGCCGGTAAACATGACGAGTTGGGTTTTTACTGAATGCTGATTTGTCATTTTCCTTTCCTTCGCATAGATGATGAATGTAATCGTGGGCTGACAAGGGGAAAATACGGCTGTGTAACAAGAGAAACCAGAAAGGGGTGTTTGCTGATGGCTGACAGGACAGCACCCCGACCCGGAAGCCAGAGTAGGGAAATTGTGCTGGACTTGAAAATGATATAAACAGACACTGATTGTTAGTTTTTCTAACAGGGTATGATTATGTCTGGCCTTCCTTCACTGCGCGCTCTGCGCTACTTTCATCAGGCGGCGCTGCATCAAAGCTTTAGCCTGGCGGCCCAGTCGTTGAATGTGACGCACAGCGCCGTAAGCCATCAAATCAAGCAGTTAGAGGAGTGGCTGGGGAAACCGTTATTTCTGCGGGTGAATGGCCGGGTGCAATTAACCGCAGACGGAGAGCGGCTGAAAGTATGTTGTATACAGACCTTCCGCGAGATAGAAGTAACCTGCGAAAAAATCCGGGCACGTAATCTGCACAGTCTTACCGTCTCCTGCGCCCCCAGTTTCCTGGCACAGTGGCTGATCCCACGCATCAGTCGCTTCTCCGAACGGCATGGCAATATCGCCCTCACCTTTCAGACCCATGTAGATATAGAGCGGGTACGCAGCGAACATACCGATGTATTGATTGTCAGCCATGAGCAACCGTTGCAGGAAGATATCGCCGCCACGCTGATCACCGTCGACTATATTGGCCCGGTGTGTGCTCCGGAGTTCAGCAATCGTTTTACCTACCAGACAGATTTCTCCACCCTGCCGCTGCTGCATGCCGATACCAAGCTGCATGCATGGGCGGAATGGGCAAAAAAAACCGGCGCGCGCGGTGATTTTTGGGCGGGCCGTCATTTCGACAATCTGACCCTGGCGATTCAGGCCGCACGTAACGGAATGGGCATTATTATGACGCCGCAGATTTTAGTAAAAAAAGAGATCCGCGACGGTTCGTTAATTGCACCGCTGGGGTTTGCCGAAGTGGATCGCGCCACATGGATGATGGTGAAAGCGTCACGCAAAGAGGAAACGGAGATTGAGCTATTTCGCAGGTGGTTATTAGAAGAGGCATCGACGGTGGGATAGACGGGGCATGCCTGCCCCTGCGTAGAGAGTATAATTACGAGCAGTCTCGACATTCTGGCCCCCGGAAACTTCCGACCAGGCCTGTGCTGATATCCTGAGCAACAGGAGGATGTCATGACACAAAGGAAATCTTTACGCTTATCACATTATGATTACCACCAGCCGGGATATTACTATCTGACACTGTGCTGTCAGCAGAAAAACGCTATTTTCGGGCGCTGTTTAAATAACCAACGTTATCTCAGCCAATATGGCATCATCGCCCGACAATACCTTTACGCATTACCCGACCATTATCCAGGTTGCCAGATCGACAGCTGTATTATTATGCCCGACCATCTGCACTGCATTTTAGTGCTGCCAGAGCGGTATAAGTATTCTGTTGGAACGGTGGTTGGCAGTTATAAATCGGCAGTGGCAAATAAGATTCGACGTTTGAATCCAGGGTTGAAAGTATGGCAGCGAGGATATTGGGATAGAGTGATTCGCAACCAGCGTGAGCTGAATAATGTGCGGGAATATATGTTAAATAACCCGTTACGCTGGTGCTTACGGGAAAAAACAGGGTCAGGCATGCCTGACCCCTACGAAGGATCGTAACTCTATCCAGGCGCGGGCGAGGCACGCCTCGCCCGTCGTCAATAACAACCCGGAGCGTAATCTTACGCAGGGGCGAGGTACGCCTCGCCCGTCGTCAATAACAACCCGGAGCGTAATCTTACGCAGGGGCGAGGTACGCCTCGCCCGTCGTCAATAACAACCCGTAGCGTAATCTTACGCAGGGGCGAGGCACGCCTCCCGTCGTCAATAACAACCCGGAGCGTAATCTTACGCAGGGGCGAGGTACGCCTCGCCCGTCGTCAATAACAACCCGGAGCGTAATCTTACATAGGGGCGAGGCACGCCTCGCCCGTCATCAATAACAACCCGGAGCGTAATCTTACGTAGGGGCGAGGCACGCCTCGCCCTTATCAGTTAACCCAACAGCAGCTGATTCATACGGCGAATAAACTGGTTCGGATCTTCCAGCGATCCTTTCTCTGCCAGCAGCGCCTGATCCAACAGCAGCTCGACCCACTCGGCGAAGCGAGCTTCATCCTGAGTATCGGCGGCGCGTTTAACCAGTGCATGTTCAGGGTTAAGCTCAAACAGGTATTTCACCTCAGGCACTTCCTGACCCGCAGCGGCAAACAGCTTCGCCATCTGGGTAGTCATTTCGTTAGCTTCGGTGGTTACAATGGCCGGAGTATCGGTCAGACGGTGCGTCAGACGCACTTCTTTGACGCGATCGCCCAGCAGTGTTTTCACACGCTCAACGAATGGCTCCAGCGCCTTCTCAGCTTCTTTCTGCTCTTCGGTCTCTTCATCTGCCAGCTTACTCAGCGAATCATCCGCTTTGCTCACTGACTGGAAGGTTTTACCATCGAACTCAGTCAGATAGCTCATCATCCACTCATCGATACGATCGGAGAGCAGCAGAACCTCGATACCTTTCTTACGGAACAGCTCAAGATGCGGGCTGCTTTTCGCCGCGGCATAGCTATCAGCAGTGATGTAATAAAT carries:
- a CDS encoding NUDIX hydrolase, yielding MKIIVKCAAIIINQRSLLLTRKRGTDIFISPGGKPLAGEDHLSCLKRELQEELGVQIKSFRPFGLFHGRAEFEAMGIENHVYHVEIVGQPRAGNEIEEIAWVNYRRPPCEIAVGSIFRDNVMPLLFQQELIN
- a CDS encoding LysR substrate-binding domain-containing protein, producing MSGLPSLRALRYFHQAALHQSFSLAAQSLNVTHSAVSHQIKQLEEWLGKPLFLRVNGRVQLTADGERLKVCCIQTFREIEVTCEKIRARNLHSLTVSCAPSFLAQWLIPRISRFSERHGNIALTFQTHVDIERVRSEHTDVLIVSHEQPLQEDIAATLITVDYIGPVCAPEFSNRFTYQTDFSTLPLLHADTKLHAWAEWAKKTGARGDFWAGRHFDNLTLAIQAARNGMGIIMTPQILVKKEIRDGSLIAPLGFAEVDRATWMMVKASRKEETEIELFRRWLLEEASTVG
- a CDS encoding transposase; this translates as MTQRKSLRLSHYDYHQPGYYYLTLCCQQKNAIFGRCLNNQRYLSQYGIIARQYLYALPDHYPGCQIDSCIIMPDHLHCILVLPERYKYSVGTVVGSYKSAVANKIRRLNPGLKVWQRGYWDRVIRNQRELNNVREYMLNNPLRWCLREKTGSGMPDPYEGS